The following DNA comes from Mucilaginibacter jinjuensis.
AACCTTAATTTTATCAATAAAATTCAACTCCAATGGAAACCCCAGTACTTACTGTTATAGATATTCTGCAGCAAACAAAAGACATTACTACTTATTCAAATTTCCCGCTTGCTTTTGTTAATGATCACGTAGTGAGAGTTGGCATTATGACGGAATCGTTTTACTGGCACCTGCACCCTAACTCTGATGAAAGCTTTCTGGTTATGGAAGGATCAATATTTATTGATCTGGATGA
Coding sequences within:
- a CDS encoding cupin domain-containing protein produces the protein METPVLTVIDILQQTKDITTYSNFPLAFVNDHVVRVGIMTESFYWHLHPNSDESFLVMEGSIFIDLDDKTIELFPGQLFTIPKNVKHRTRPNGGRSVNLTFESKDMETVRME